A genome region from Coffea arabica cultivar ET-39 chromosome 7e, Coffea Arabica ET-39 HiFi, whole genome shotgun sequence includes the following:
- the LOC113700150 gene encoding uncharacterized protein isoform X3 — protein MALEWPVMVINRSTTTFLAVRLSSACQLWRLVLKTTVKFSEVFTRPEALLFRFWIFRWWTKRSSVVMFRAPGLTTLKFSEALTAWILVCHLRIWLGKLTVEMILLMMMMMIHAQSNSLSDESDPSVCSERSHSLANANICNEASGIRQFDISYHKANQRSNDEVSNVTTHRAELCAMPGHTYAIDEMHASQKVEGSKLQEASDLKSSVDFGGGAAEDEQFKNNVSVPKKCAVGTSESHSYHVEKSDGHFFSQSRPFVTVNDINLRTKPSRLPPPSRPPPVFALDKPNSKLKASKTCGLEQEDDSWPSFYDVEVDGNSSMMASATLRDAMQKAQAKIRSAKESMEKKEVLQSSLKLHSQTDIKEEKLSKTFDSSKDDRVQEKSAKQDSGIKLLAEEERYKIKMNQELSDLVEREGSTDLAEKPAKRRYGKHSSSSNPVLYNSEGNFAWRQGTEYFEVFEAHIPLAFEHNRDDNVLFQMDLDEFKHSVATETTEQLGGGKEFKAAEIASKLEDQNITFEVVAETFGERLRSETAAGSSCQTQSEEKAHVGVSYCESEVSKGKMKMAKQHEDSRKIGNVTNKSGQMNTKADLHVAEVEAKSHLRGVSEGPDTDKIAMDVHARKPNDRRSRENFEMNYCARLDKVGKQDGNEKGETNQDEKKKQQEEYHESQKDERKQKEVCGRKENQRLHKEVVKSEDDEKRLKGATEHAENEKDFKKSFEKSENKNSQELDCVVEKDNGRLREASNLVDSDDFELTPSYDHEDGQSDACEPGKGEVKVEEVEEQEDNNNGSNMVFVEDVEDVSIVANASEKSIHVSEEAGKHEEFCGHVKDAEQSMRDDKDKQGNLDQVTNLPMERENIKAFGETGKLTDEMNAPFLPGKLDKNCGELETIQESFSYEENDFPTGAKDGELGLHQGAANLLVENKSHSFGKIQNELRCQKLEKGTVDVNNCPYLHEHGIDSNEAGTGIENSSLQEKEVSRRACDPEITAVASHEQGWRVKMNNGVQITINKESLKDNVRPCQPCMWADNVQVIGAGLSTVREDRENGCNAGQRCGQNVERKEKNLNETVAQEDNKIAERLQTEREELLRKMEEEREREREREKDRMAVDKATLEARDRSYAEARGRAERAAVERPTAEVRQRAMSVAREKLEKASFEARERSVPDKASVEARIRAERAAVERATLEARQRAFEKAMADKVSFEARERVERSVSDKYSASSKTVEIRQSSSFRDLPDFQSQSAGTSNVLRYSYSTAHAGLEGESPQRCKARLERYRRTAERAAKALAEKNMRDLLAQREQAERNRLAETLDAEVKRWSSGKGGNLRALLSTLQYILGPDCGWQPIPLTEVITSAAVKKAYRKATLCVHPDKLQQRGASIQQKYICEKVFDLLKEAWNTFNSEEW, from the exons ATGGCTTTGGAATGGCCAGTCATGGTCATAAATCGGTCTACGACGACGTTTTTGGCGGTCCGCCTAAGTTCGGCATGCCAACTTTGGCGCCTCGTCTTGAAGACTACAGTGAAATTTTCGGAGGTTTTCACTCGGCCAGAGGCTCTTCTATTCCGATTTTGGATCTTCCGGTGGTGGACGAAGCGGAGCTCTGTTGTGATGTTCAGAGCTCCAGGTTTGACTACTCTGAAGTTTTCGGAGGCTTTAACGGCCTGGATTTTAGTGTGTCATTTGAGGATTTGGTTAGGAAAGCTTACGGTGGAGATGATCCttctgatgatgatgatgatgatacaTG CACAAAGCAACTCTTTGTCAGATGAATCAGATCCTTCGGTTTGTTCTGAAAGAAGTCATAGCTTGGCAAATGCGAATATCTGCAATGAAGCAAGTGGCATTAGGCAGTTTGATATCTCATATCACAAGGCTAACCAAAGAAGCAACGATGAGGTATCAAATGTGACAACACACAGAGCTGAATTATGTGCTATGCCTGGACATACTTATGCGATTGATGAAATGCATGCTTCACAAAAAGTTGAAGGATCAAAGTTGCAAGAAGCCAGTGATCTGAAATCCAGTGTGGATTTTGGTGGGGGAGCAGCAGAAGACGAGCAGTTTAAAAACAATGTATCTGTACCAAAGAAATGTGCCGTTGGAACATCTGAAAGTCATTCCTACCATGTAGAAAAATCTGACGGACATTTTTTTTCTCAGAGTCGGCCATTTGTAACTGTAAATGACATCAATCTCAGAACAAAGCCTTCTCGGTTGCCACCCCCGTCAAGACCACCGCCAGTTTTTGCATTGGACAAACCAAATTCAAAGCTTAAAGCTTCTAAGACTTGTGGTTTGGAACAGGAAGATGATAGTTGGCCATCTTTCTATGATGTAGAAGTAGATGGAAATTCATCTATGATGGCTTCTGCCACTTTAAGAGATGCCATGCAGAAAGCTCAGGCAAAAATAAGGAGTGCAAAAGAATCAATGGAGAAAAAAGAGGTTTTACAAAGCTCCTTGAAACTGCATTCACAGACTGACATCAAGGAAGAGAAGCTGAGCAAGACTTTTGACAGTTCTAAAGACGACAGAGTGCAAGAAAAAAGTGCAAAACAAGACAGTGGAATAAAACTTCTCGCTgaggaagaaaggtacaaaataaAGATGAATCAGGAACTTTCGGATTTGGTTGAAAGAGAAGGCTCTACTGATTTAGCTGAAAAACCTGCAAAAAGAAGATACGGCAAACATAGTAGCTCATCAAATCCAGTACTCTATAATTCTGAAGGAAATTTTGCTTGGCGACAAGGCACAGAATACTTTGAAGTTTTTGAAGCACATATACCCTTAGCTTTTGAGCACAATAGGGATGACAACGTGTTATTCCAAATGGATTTGGATGAGTTCAAACACTCGGTTGCCACTGAAACAACTGAGCAGTTAGGAGGTGGAAAGGAATTTAAAGCAGCAGAGATAGCTTCTAAGTTGGAAGATCAAAACATTACGTTTGAAGTGGTTGCAGAAACTTTTGGTGAAAGGTTGAGATCAGAAACAGCTGCTGGATCAAGTTGTCAAACACAGTCTGAGGAAAAAGCACATGTAGGTGTTAGTTACTGTGAATCAGAAGTGAGTAAAGGGAAAATGAAAATGGCCAAGCAGCATGAAGACAGTAGAAAGATAGGAAATGTCACTAACAAGAGTGGACAAATGAACACAAAAGCTGACTTGCATGTAGCTGAAGTTGAAGCTAAAAGTCATCTCAGGGGTGTCAGTGAAGGACCAGATACTGATAAAATTGCCATGGATGTTCATGCAAGGAAACCAAATGATAGGAGATCAAGagaaaattttgagatgaaTTATTGTGCAAGACTTGATAAGGTTGGTAAACAAGATGGAAAtgaaaaaggagaaacaaaTCAAGATGAGAAAAAGAAGCAGCAAGAAGAGTATCACGAATCACAAAAGGacgagaggaaacaaaaagaagttTGTGGTAGGAAAGAGAATCAGAGGCTTCACAAAGAAGTTGTAAAATCTGAAGATGATGAGAAGAGACTCAAAGGAGCGACTGAGCATGCTGAGAATGAAAAGGATTTCAAGAAGTCTTTTGAGAAAtcagaaaataaaaatagtCAAGAATTGGATTGCGTAGTAGAGAAGGACAATGGGAGGCTTAGAGAGGCTTCTAACCTGGTAGACAGTGATGACTTTGAATTGACTCCTTCATATGATCATGAAGACGGACAAAGTGATGCTTGTGAACCAGGCAAGGGTGAGGTTAAAGTTGAAGAGGTTGAAGAGCAGGAAGACAACAATAATGGATCAAACATGGTTTTTGTGGAAGATGTTGAAGATGTCTCCATAGTAGCTAATGCATCAGAAAAAAGCATACATGTAAGTGAAGAGGCTGGTAAGCATGAAGAGTTTTGTGGACATGTCAAAGATGCAGAGCAGTCTATGAGGGATGACAAGGACAAGCAAGGGAATTTGGATCAAGTAACTAACCTGCCCATGGAAAGGGAGAATATCAAGGCATTTGGAGAGACAGGCAAACTGACTGATGAGATGAATGCTCCCTTTTTACCTGGGAAGCTTGATAAGAATTGTGGAGAGctggaaacaattcaagaatctTTTTCATATGAAGAAAATGATTTTCCAACTGGAGCAAAAGATGGTGAATTGGGACTCCATCAAGGAGCAGCTAATCTTCTAGTTGAAAATAAATCTCACTCATTTGGCAAGATTCAGAATGAGTTGCGATGTCAAAAGCTTGAAAAAGGAACAGTGGATGTCAACAATTGTCCATATTTACATGAGCATGGGATAGATTCTAATGAAGCTGGCACTGGCATTGAAAACTCATCTCTACAGGAAAAAGAAGTCTCCCGAAGGGCATGTGATCCTGAGATCACAGCAGTAGCAAGTCATGAACAAGGCTGGAGGGTGAAGATGAACAATGGTGTTCAGATCACTATCAACAAGGAATCCTTGAAGGACAATGTTAGGCCATGTCAACCATGCATGTGGGCTGATAATGTACAGGTAATTGGAGCTGGCTTATCAACTGTACGGGAAGACAGAGAAAATGGATGCAATGCAGGTCAAAGATGCGGCCAAAATGTCgaaaggaaagagaagaatCTGAATGAGACTGTTGCTCAGGAAGATAATAAAATAGCAGAAAGATTGCAAACGGAAAGAGAAGAGCTTCTAAGAAAGATGGaagaagagagggagagagagagggaaagagaaaaggacAGGATGGCTGTTGATAAAGCCACCCTGGAAGCTCGTGATAGGTCATATGCTGAAGCCCGTGGAAGAGCAGAAAGAGCTGCTGTTGAAAGACCCACTGCTGAAGTTCGGCAAAGAGCAATGTCTGTGGCTCGAGAAAAATTAGAGAAGGCATCTTTCGAGGCTAGGGAGAGATCTGTACCTGATAAGGCATCTGTGGAGGCAAGGATCAGGGCCGAGCGTGCTGCAGTAGAAAGAGCTACTCTAGAGGCTAGGCAACGTGCTTTTGAAAAAGCAATGGCTGACAAGGTTTCCTTTGAAGCACGAGAAAGAGTAGAAAGATCAGTTTCTGATAAATACTCTGCTTCTTCCAAAACTGTTGAAATAAGACAGAGCTCTTCCTTCCGT GATCTACCGGACTTTCAGTCACAGAGTGCTGGAACTTCAAATGTGTTGCGATATTCATATTCTACAGCCCATGCCG GACTCGAAGGCGAATCACCTCAGAGGTGCAAAGCTCGATTGGAGAGATATCGTAGAACAGCAGAGCGTGCA GCGAAAGCTTTGGCTGAGAAAAACATGCGTGATCTTCTTGCCCAAAGAGAACAAGCAGAGAGGAAT AGATTAGCGGAGACTCTGGATGCTGAAGTTAAGAGATGGTCAAGTGGGAAAGGAGGGAATCTTCGGGCGCTGCTTTCGACGTTGCAATAT ATTCTTGGGCCAGATTGTGGTTGGCAGCCAATTCCATTAACTGAAGTTATAACTTCTGCAGCGGTAAAGAAAGCTTACAGGAAGGCCACTCTTTGTGTTCACCCTGACAAATTACAACAACGTGGTGCTAGCATTCAACAGAAGTATATATGTGAGAAAGTGTTTGATCTTTTGAAG GAAGCCTGGAACACATTTAACTCTGAGGAATGGTAG